A region from the Aeromicrobium choanae genome encodes:
- the nadC gene encoding carboxylating nicotinate-nucleotide diphosphorylase: MLERRQIVRVVEAALDEDAPHGDLTSEVFVPRDAVATADLVAREPGVFAGGEVVEVAMTALDPRVEVTLHLEDGARFAGGDRLATVRGNARAVLRGERIALNLVQRMCGIATLTAAYVEAAGPEVRVVDTRKTTPGLRALERHAVRCGGGHNHRFSLSDAVMAKDNHLALVDDVTAAIRAAREQLPHTTHLEVEVDRLDQVEPVLAGGVDTIMLDNFTLDDLRAGVELVAGRALVEASGGVDLTTIADIAKTGVDVISVGALTHSVSNLDLGLDVRLS; this comes from the coding sequence ATGCTTGAGCGCCGCCAGATCGTGCGCGTCGTCGAGGCCGCGCTCGACGAGGATGCTCCGCACGGCGACCTCACGTCCGAGGTCTTCGTCCCGCGCGACGCCGTCGCCACGGCCGACCTCGTGGCCCGTGAGCCCGGCGTCTTCGCCGGTGGAGAGGTCGTCGAGGTCGCGATGACCGCGCTCGACCCCCGGGTCGAGGTCACGCTGCACCTCGAGGACGGCGCCCGGTTCGCCGGCGGCGACCGGCTGGCCACGGTGCGTGGCAACGCGCGCGCCGTGCTGCGTGGCGAGCGCATCGCGCTGAACCTGGTGCAGCGCATGTGCGGCATCGCCACCCTCACGGCCGCCTACGTCGAGGCCGCGGGACCCGAGGTGCGGGTGGTCGACACCCGCAAGACGACGCCGGGTCTGCGCGCGCTGGAGCGCCACGCCGTGCGGTGCGGCGGCGGCCACAACCACCGCTTCAGCCTGTCGGACGCCGTCATGGCCAAGGACAACCACCTGGCGCTCGTGGACGACGTCACCGCCGCCATCCGCGCGGCCCGCGAGCAGCTGCCGCACACCACCCACCTCGAGGTCGAGGTCGACCGGCTCGACCAGGTCGAGCCCGTGCTGGCCGGGGGAGTGGACACGATCATGCTCGACAACTTCACCCTCGACGACCTGCGCGCCGGCGTCGAGCTGGTGGCCGGTCGAGCGCTCGTCGAGGCCTCGGGCGGCGTCGACCTGACCACGATCGCCGACATCGCGAAGACGGGCGTCGACGTCATCAGCGTCGGGGCGCTGACGCACTCGGTCAGCAACCTCGATCTCGGCCTGGACGTACGGCTCTCGTGA
- a CDS encoding DUF6318 family protein, whose translation MRKTLAGAAALVLTLGLTAACGSDDSDPADPKPSASATTSAPTTEAAWSADAKPERPVDEQSEAGAQAFAEFAADTVFYMMATSDVPALTAIADVATCESCQGWVDNYDNGKINKKSILTGPATYELAGKPTITDDVFYQVKLTMDVPKGRSVVTTDGKKKAETIKAAQGLPFKADIQWKDDQWLLLRYDLG comes from the coding sequence ATGCGCAAGACCCTCGCCGGTGCCGCCGCCCTCGTGCTGACGCTCGGCCTGACCGCCGCGTGCGGCAGTGACGACAGCGATCCTGCGGACCCGAAGCCCAGCGCGTCAGCCACCACGTCTGCGCCCACCACCGAAGCGGCCTGGTCCGCCGACGCCAAGCCGGAGCGACCCGTGGACGAGCAGTCCGAGGCAGGCGCCCAGGCGTTCGCCGAGTTCGCCGCCGACACGGTCTTCTACATGATGGCCACCTCGGACGTGCCGGCGCTGACCGCGATCGCCGACGTCGCCACGTGCGAGTCGTGCCAGGGCTGGGTCGACAACTACGACAATGGCAAGATCAACAAGAAGTCGATCCTGACGGGCCCCGCCACCTACGAGTTGGCCGGGAAGCCCACGATCACCGATGATGTCTTCTACCAGGTGAAGCTGACGATGGACGTGCCGAAGGGCCGCTCGGTCGTCACGACGGACGGCAAGAAGAAGGCAGAGACGATCAAGGCGGCCCAGGGGCTTCCCTTCAAGGCCGACATCCAGTGGAAGGACGACCAGTGGCTGCTGCTGCGATACGACCTCGGCTGA
- a CDS encoding cysteine desulfurase family protein, producing MIYLDHAATSPVRREVLEAMWPFLTRDFGNPASHHEVGAAARRALDDARRRVAAVLGARGGEVTFCSGGTESDNTAIKGIALADPRGRHVVVSAVEHPAVLESAAWLGRLGFEVTELPVDAEGLVDPGRLAAALRDDTTVVSIQYANNEVGTVQPIAALAAVAAERGVPFHTDAVQAAGWLDLDARALGVTALSISGHKLGTPKGVGVLWIDRRQAWEPLVHGGAQQDGRRSGTEDVAGAVGIATALELGHGDPYTVSARRDRFVALVEELVPGAELTGHREQRLPGHASFVLTQTPRSGESILVDLDARGIVTSSGSACAAGSDEPSHVLTAMGHDRETAQTAVRFTFDASVDDEALHRAAEEFAQVAKA from the coding sequence GTGATCTACCTCGACCACGCCGCCACGTCCCCGGTGCGCCGCGAGGTGCTGGAGGCGATGTGGCCGTTCCTGACCCGCGACTTCGGCAACCCGGCCAGCCACCACGAGGTGGGGGCCGCCGCGCGCCGGGCGCTCGACGACGCCCGGCGGCGGGTGGCCGCCGTGCTCGGCGCCCGGGGCGGTGAGGTCACGTTCTGCAGCGGCGGCACCGAGTCCGACAACACCGCGATCAAGGGGATCGCCCTGGCCGACCCGCGCGGACGTCACGTCGTGGTCAGCGCGGTGGAGCACCCGGCGGTGCTCGAGTCCGCGGCCTGGCTCGGCCGGCTCGGGTTCGAGGTGACGGAGCTGCCCGTGGACGCCGAGGGGCTCGTCGACCCGGGCCGGCTCGCCGCGGCCCTGCGCGACGACACCACGGTCGTGAGCATCCAGTACGCGAACAACGAGGTCGGCACCGTCCAGCCCATCGCTGCGCTGGCGGCCGTCGCCGCCGAGCGCGGCGTCCCCTTCCACACCGATGCGGTGCAGGCCGCGGGCTGGCTCGACCTCGACGCGCGCGCCCTCGGCGTCACCGCCCTCAGCATCAGCGGGCACAAGCTCGGCACGCCCAAGGGCGTCGGGGTGCTGTGGATCGACCGGCGCCAGGCCTGGGAGCCGCTCGTGCACGGCGGCGCGCAGCAGGACGGGCGGCGCTCAGGCACCGAGGACGTCGCCGGCGCCGTCGGCATCGCCACGGCGCTCGAGCTCGGCCACGGCGATCCGTACACCGTCTCGGCGCGCCGGGATCGCTTCGTCGCGCTGGTCGAGGAGCTCGTGCCCGGAGCCGAGCTCACGGGGCACCGTGAGCAGCGCCTGCCCGGTCACGCCTCGTTCGTTCTGACGCAGACGCCGCGCAGCGGGGAGTCGATCCTGGTGGACCTCGACGCGCGAGGGATCGTCACCTCGAGCGGCTCGGCCTGCGCCGCCGGGAGCGACGAGCCCAGCCACGTGCTCACGGCGATGGGCCACGACCGCGAGACCGCCCAGACCGCCGTGCGCTTCACGTTCGACGCCTCGGTGGACGACGAGGCGCTGCACAGGGCGGCCGAGGAGTTCGCCCAGGTGGCGAAGGCCTGA
- a CDS encoding amidase: MTRIHAFTDDVLADHDAVAVGQLIASGEASRTEVLEAALARIDRVNPVLNGISHDDRARATIRAEDVSGDGGPFAGVPSLIKNNTDYKGVPTQQGSAAVPPEPAERHEEFTEQFLSTGVTVVGASTLPAFGLTASTEFVDREPTRNPWNPAYSSGASSGGSAALVAAGAVPIAHGNDGGGSIRIPAAACGLVGLKTTRNRLAPAKEMKDAPLDIVANGVLTRSVRDTAVFLAAAEKYRPVPRLPRVGLVEGPSTRRLRVGLVTETLNGVPLDADSARELRRVAELVASLGHVVVEMPIPVDAAFERHFVQYWRTLAFSLDYAGRFVVSRDFDRSKVDPFTRGLANAFVRSFWRTPGAIIALKRSAGAYSEVFAEWDVVLSPTLGHVTPELGWLDPGVEFSEAFDRLRTYVAYTPLNNASGGPAISLPLGRSSNDLPLGLHFSADHGDERTLLELAFELEAASPFARIQD; the protein is encoded by the coding sequence GTGACCCGAATCCACGCCTTCACCGACGACGTCCTCGCCGATCACGATGCCGTCGCCGTGGGCCAGCTCATCGCCTCCGGCGAAGCCAGCCGCACCGAGGTCCTCGAGGCCGCCCTGGCCCGCATCGACCGGGTGAACCCGGTCCTGAACGGGATCAGCCACGACGACCGCGCCCGGGCCACGATCCGCGCCGAGGACGTCTCCGGCGACGGCGGCCCCTTCGCCGGGGTGCCGAGCCTGATCAAGAACAACACCGACTACAAGGGCGTGCCCACCCAGCAGGGCTCCGCGGCGGTGCCGCCCGAGCCGGCGGAGCGCCACGAGGAGTTCACCGAGCAGTTCCTGTCCACCGGCGTCACCGTGGTCGGCGCGAGCACGCTCCCGGCCTTCGGGCTGACCGCCTCCACGGAGTTCGTCGACCGCGAGCCGACCCGCAATCCGTGGAACCCCGCCTACTCCTCGGGCGCCTCCTCCGGTGGCTCAGCGGCCCTGGTCGCCGCGGGCGCCGTGCCGATCGCCCACGGCAACGACGGCGGCGGCTCCATCCGGATCCCCGCGGCGGCCTGCGGGCTCGTGGGGCTCAAGACCACGCGCAACCGCCTCGCTCCGGCCAAGGAGATGAAGGACGCCCCGCTCGACATCGTGGCGAACGGCGTGCTGACCCGCAGTGTGCGCGACACCGCCGTGTTCCTGGCCGCCGCCGAGAAGTACCGACCGGTCCCCCGCCTGCCGCGGGTCGGCCTCGTCGAGGGCCCCTCGACGCGCCGCCTGCGCGTCGGCCTCGTGACCGAGACGCTCAACGGCGTGCCGCTCGACGCCGACAGCGCGCGCGAGCTGCGCCGTGTCGCCGAGCTCGTCGCCTCCCTGGGACACGTGGTCGTCGAGATGCCGATCCCCGTCGACGCGGCCTTCGAGCGCCACTTCGTCCAGTACTGGCGCACGCTGGCCTTCTCGCTGGACTACGCCGGCCGGTTCGTCGTCTCGCGCGACTTCGACCGCAGCAAGGTCGATCCGTTCACGCGCGGGCTGGCCAACGCGTTCGTCCGCAGCTTCTGGCGCACCCCGGGCGCGATCATCGCCCTCAAGCGGTCGGCAGGGGCCTACAGCGAGGTCTTCGCGGAATGGGACGTGGTGCTGAGCCCCACGCTCGGCCACGTCACGCCCGAGCTGGGCTGGCTCGACCCCGGCGTCGAGTTCTCCGAGGCGTTCGACCGCCTGCGCACCTACGTGGCGTACACGCCGCTCAACAACGCCTCGGGTGGGCCGGCGATCAGCCTGCCGCTGGGTCGCAGCTCGAACGACCTGCCCCTGGGCCTGCACTTCTCGGCCGACCACGGCGACGAGCGCACGCTGCTGGAGCTCGCCTTCGAGCTGGAGGCGGCGTCGCCGTTCGCGCGGATCCAGGACTGA
- a CDS encoding DUF6571 family protein, producing MTTVTIKIDEIGAAITAMQDLSTEVQSQAAVARSASPISLPSLSDSSLGKKTRWLDDHLEDLTTRRDLAILLDKEGTGSATYSVTSDTLSSVKEMLGQELASAAASIDASSSEEDLDHIAGLLETWNEDPDVMAAMFTELGPDGTVGFMANISSAMGYGGVADPEKYTSLAEEFRTGLSTASNAPGFPAETFGEEIVRYSCAPLLTDEEQRAFSEEFGMGMNGANILTYLMQDTTYDDDFLLGAARTLDGFERMAQDGPLTAQDWYNHNGHGPLPTKDEYDGWYDDPMAAIMHNFGENPEAGLTFFTEPTDDGWNRQTYYFNDREWKADGYGGISHAVEGIGTSEANLTSDPEATTGLVSRFLDQVANSPGFNPEDAKAASPHIADLLKFYMPAVDTALRFPNEDGDGGSKSLTIDNLGTFEHYPILFSDDLDSLMQVAMGTPDGMQSIAEGTGAYQQTQVNNIAAALEANPDDPDLRMQLRDVLQRSAALQGFAEYSVGQVEIEGAESRDAQRQAFIDLVGDAAGMVPLPGADVVGDWGSKLIDFGYSQAVDLGKDAGGDAFTSEGAAATDNANDRAAAGTNRVKIQAYLALVESGVIPRDQVPDSFFENGRLINAGDIPANEMSSYAQSAMSGVSSYASNNDLEGPYRDEFLEYYGPAGE from the coding sequence ATGACCACCGTCACGATCAAGATCGACGAGATCGGCGCGGCGATCACCGCGATGCAGGACCTCTCCACCGAGGTCCAGTCGCAGGCCGCCGTCGCGCGATCCGCCTCCCCGATCAGCCTGCCGAGCCTGTCGGACAGCTCGCTGGGCAAGAAGACCCGCTGGCTGGACGACCACCTCGAGGACCTCACCACGCGCCGTGACCTCGCGATCCTGCTGGACAAGGAGGGCACGGGCTCGGCCACCTACTCGGTCACGAGCGACACGCTCTCCAGCGTCAAGGAGATGCTCGGCCAGGAACTCGCCTCGGCGGCCGCCTCGATCGATGCCAGCTCCTCCGAGGAGGACCTCGACCACATCGCCGGCCTGCTCGAGACGTGGAACGAGGATCCCGACGTCATGGCGGCGATGTTCACCGAGCTGGGGCCCGACGGCACCGTCGGCTTCATGGCGAACATCTCGTCGGCGATGGGCTATGGCGGCGTCGCCGACCCCGAGAAGTACACCTCGCTGGCCGAGGAGTTCCGCACCGGCCTGTCCACCGCCTCGAACGCGCCCGGCTTCCCCGCCGAGACGTTCGGCGAGGAGATCGTGCGGTACAGCTGCGCTCCCCTGCTCACCGACGAGGAGCAGCGGGCCTTCTCCGAAGAGTTCGGCATGGGGATGAACGGCGCCAACATCCTCACGTACCTCATGCAGGACACCACCTACGACGACGACTTCCTGCTCGGCGCCGCACGGACGCTCGACGGCTTCGAGCGCATGGCGCAGGACGGCCCGCTCACGGCGCAGGACTGGTACAACCACAATGGTCACGGTCCGCTGCCGACGAAGGACGAGTACGACGGCTGGTACGACGACCCGATGGCCGCGATCATGCACAACTTCGGGGAGAACCCCGAGGCCGGCCTGACCTTCTTCACCGAGCCCACCGACGACGGCTGGAACCGCCAGACCTACTACTTCAACGACCGCGAGTGGAAGGCCGACGGCTACGGCGGCATCTCGCACGCCGTCGAGGGCATCGGCACCTCGGAGGCCAACCTCACGAGCGATCCCGAGGCCACCACCGGACTGGTCTCGCGGTTCCTCGACCAGGTGGCGAACAGCCCGGGCTTCAACCCCGAGGACGCCAAGGCCGCGTCCCCGCACATCGCCGACCTGCTGAAGTTCTACATGCCCGCGGTCGACACCGCGCTGCGCTTCCCGAACGAGGACGGCGACGGCGGCTCCAAGAGCCTCACGATCGACAACCTGGGCACGTTCGAGCACTACCCGATCCTGTTCAGCGACGACCTCGACTCGCTCATGCAGGTCGCGATGGGCACGCCCGACGGCATGCAGAGCATCGCCGAGGGCACGGGCGCCTACCAGCAGACCCAGGTCAACAACATCGCCGCGGCACTCGAGGCGAACCCCGACGACCCCGACCTGCGCATGCAGCTGCGCGACGTCCTCCAGCGCTCGGCCGCCCTCCAGGGCTTCGCCGAGTACTCGGTGGGCCAGGTCGAGATCGAGGGCGCCGAGAGCCGCGACGCCCAGCGCCAGGCCTTCATCGACCTCGTCGGCGACGCCGCGGGCATGGTCCCGCTGCCCGGGGCCGACGTGGTCGGCGACTGGGGCAGCAAGCTGATCGACTTCGGCTACAGCCAGGCGGTCGACCTCGGCAAGGACGCGGGCGGCGACGCCTTCACCTCCGAGGGCGCGGCCGCCACGGACAACGCCAACGACCGCGCCGCGGCGGGCACGAACCGGGTCAAGATCCAGGCCTACCTCGCGCTCGTGGAGTCCGGCGTCATCCCCCGCGACCAGGTGCCCGACAGCTTCTTCGAGAACGGGCGGCTCATCAACGCCGGCGACATCCCGGCCAACGAGATGTCCAGCTACGCCCAGTCGGCGATGTCGGGCGTGAGCTCCTACGCGTCGAACAACGACCTCGAGGGCCCCTACCGGGACGAGTTCCTCGAGTACTACGGACCGGCGGGCGAGTGA
- the rpmB gene encoding 50S ribosomal protein L28 → MAAVCDVCGKGPGFGHNVSHSHRRTKRRFDPNIQRVRAVVEGTPKRLNVCTGCLKAGKVSR, encoded by the coding sequence GTGGCAGCCGTCTGCGATGTGTGCGGCAAGGGACCGGGCTTCGGCCACAACGTGTCCCACTCGCACCGACGCACCAAGCGTCGTTTCGATCCGAACATCCAGCGCGTCCGCGCCGTCGTCGAGGGCACTCCGAAGCGACTCAACGTCTGCACCGGTTGCCTGAAGGCCGGCAAGGTCTCGCGCTGA
- a CDS encoding WXG100 family type VII secretion target, translating to MVQARIEDLYALYNTLNKSMQETDTMVSNVDASLNQANEEWQSTGAKEFNEAWIQFKQALTQLCQAFSNAGTDVAFQHNKFAEGAKEADQHPVLTPLQSPR from the coding sequence ATGGTGCAAGCTCGGATCGAAGATCTCTACGCGCTGTACAACACGCTCAACAAGTCGATGCAGGAAACGGACACGATGGTCTCCAACGTGGACGCGTCCCTGAACCAGGCGAACGAGGAGTGGCAGTCCACCGGCGCCAAGGAGTTCAACGAGGCCTGGATCCAGTTCAAGCAGGCGCTCACGCAGCTGTGCCAGGCGTTCTCGAACGCCGGAACTGACGTCGCCTTCCAGCACAACAAGTTCGCCGAGGGCGCGAAGGAAGCCGATCAGCACCCCGTGCTGACGCCCCTGCAGTCGCCTCGCTGA
- a CDS encoding PKD domain-containing protein, translating to MAAAAIRPRLRGLRRAASILALTTALVFGAGVGAYADPTWDGENTDGGTDVGGSDGGSNGNPGTGGNNGGGGAIRVPVPWTQKVFVPYCSDNSVRATGRGVGDYETVGDVLCTGFGSCPAEGDYRYRVFERSMGPDNLATEDNFRSAGVVCRGQDEPNESEPPTITTEDIIERARALAPTPTFVIEPADRSYVNIPTNFAAQAQGATVTVELLGYSIPVEFTPGDVTWSFGDGRSGSGVGVRSASVGQAGAVEHAYARSGDYSVSVTVGYTARIFVPNGPPIDMPTPITRTSAPQALEVGEIQSVVTEVD from the coding sequence GTGGCTGCTGCTGCGATACGACCTCGGCTGAGGGGCCTGCGTCGAGCGGCCTCGATCCTGGCGCTGACGACCGCTCTGGTCTTCGGCGCCGGAGTCGGCGCGTACGCCGATCCCACGTGGGACGGCGAGAACACCGACGGCGGCACCGACGTCGGTGGGTCCGACGGTGGCTCGAACGGCAACCCGGGCACCGGGGGCAACAACGGAGGCGGCGGCGCGATTCGCGTGCCCGTGCCGTGGACCCAGAAGGTCTTCGTGCCCTACTGCTCCGACAACTCGGTGCGCGCCACCGGGCGCGGCGTCGGTGACTACGAGACGGTCGGCGACGTCCTCTGCACCGGCTTCGGCTCCTGCCCGGCCGAGGGCGACTACCGCTACCGCGTCTTCGAGCGCTCGATGGGCCCCGACAACCTCGCGACCGAGGACAACTTCCGCAGCGCCGGAGTCGTCTGCCGCGGACAGGACGAGCCCAACGAGTCCGAGCCGCCGACGATCACCACCGAGGACATCATCGAGCGCGCCCGCGCGCTCGCACCGACGCCCACGTTCGTGATCGAGCCGGCTGATCGCTCGTACGTCAACATCCCGACGAACTTCGCGGCGCAGGCGCAGGGCGCCACCGTCACCGTCGAGCTGCTCGGCTACTCGATCCCGGTGGAGTTCACCCCCGGCGACGTGACCTGGTCCTTCGGTGACGGCCGTTCAGGCAGCGGCGTCGGTGTGCGCAGCGCCTCCGTCGGCCAGGCCGGCGCGGTCGAGCACGCCTACGCCCGCTCGGGTGACTACAGCGTCTCGGTCACCGTCGGCTACACCGCGCGCATCTTCGTGCCCAACGGCCCGCCGATCGACATGCCGACGCCGATCACCCGCACCTCCGCGCCCCAGGCGCTCGAGGTTGGCGAGATCCAGTCCGTCGTCACCGAGGTCGACTGA
- a CDS encoding Lrp/AsnC ligand binding domain-containing protein — MAVHAYILVQTEVGKAADVAAAIAQIEGVELSEDVTGPYDVIVRAEGPSVDELGTLVVSQIQRVPGITRTLTCPVVRI; from the coding sequence ATGGCCGTTCACGCCTACATCCTCGTGCAGACCGAGGTCGGCAAGGCCGCCGACGTCGCCGCCGCGATCGCCCAGATCGAGGGGGTCGAGCTGTCCGAGGACGTCACCGGTCCCTACGACGTCATCGTGCGGGCCGAGGGCCCCTCGGTCGACGAGCTCGGCACCCTGGTGGTCTCGCAGATCCAGCGCGTCCCGGGCATCACCCGCACGCTGACCTGCCCCGTCGTCCGGATCTGA
- a CDS encoding DAK2 domain-containing protein, with translation MALRIDTERFDAWARLCTEMLAVARDEIDAMNVFPVPDSDTGTNAYFTFVSGVESIDALPADPTPIDVMRAFAEGLLIGARGNCGTILAELVLGSLRVLRECLDGLSSSDIADALEAASTAAYAAVGRPQEGTILTVAASAAKAAREAASTEDDPRRVFDVAAGAAREALALTPMQFERLARAGVVDAGGRALVVVLDSVAFALTGRAPTPRSATVPVPIVEPGADLGEDGPSYEVMYLLRTADDRIPGLRDALEPLGDSLVVIGGEGLWNVHVHVDDVGAAIEAGIAAGSPFRISVTHFAEQIARPAAPTGGRVIISAVTGPGLAELTERAGGTALHFSPGAQLTVAQVAATIADSGADEVILLPNRAGHIAMFEAAASAARDAGARVAVLPTTVQVQALTALAVHDPGRPFDVVVVAMSNAAGATRHGAVTIAVEDGITMAGPCSAGDVLGVVNGDFAIIGASQVDVAFEVLQRLDLATAEMVTLVTGRDCDPATSERIAARVQQEAPHVDVETIDGDQGTYPLFLAVE, from the coding sequence ATGGCCCTGCGGATCGACACCGAGCGGTTCGACGCGTGGGCCCGCCTGTGCACCGAGATGCTGGCCGTCGCGCGCGACGAGATCGACGCCATGAACGTCTTTCCCGTGCCCGACAGCGACACCGGAACGAACGCGTACTTCACCTTCGTCTCCGGCGTCGAGTCCATCGACGCGCTGCCCGCCGACCCGACGCCGATCGACGTCATGCGTGCCTTCGCCGAGGGCCTGCTGATCGGAGCGCGAGGCAACTGCGGCACGATCCTGGCCGAGCTGGTCCTGGGCAGCCTGCGGGTCCTGCGCGAGTGCCTCGACGGGCTGAGCTCCAGCGACATCGCCGACGCGCTGGAGGCGGCCTCCACCGCCGCCTACGCCGCGGTGGGCCGCCCGCAGGAGGGCACGATCCTCACGGTGGCGGCGTCGGCGGCGAAGGCGGCGCGCGAGGCCGCGTCCACGGAGGACGACCCCCGGCGCGTGTTCGACGTGGCCGCCGGGGCCGCCCGCGAGGCGCTCGCTCTCACGCCCATGCAGTTCGAGAGACTCGCGCGGGCCGGGGTCGTCGATGCCGGAGGTCGCGCCCTCGTGGTCGTGCTCGACTCCGTCGCCTTCGCGCTCACCGGCCGCGCGCCCACGCCGCGGTCCGCCACCGTCCCGGTGCCGATCGTCGAGCCCGGTGCCGACCTGGGAGAGGACGGGCCGTCCTACGAGGTCATGTACCTGCTGCGCACCGCCGACGACCGGATCCCCGGGCTCCGCGACGCGCTCGAGCCGCTCGGCGACTCGCTCGTCGTGATCGGCGGCGAGGGGCTGTGGAACGTGCACGTGCACGTCGACGACGTGGGCGCGGCGATCGAGGCCGGCATCGCGGCCGGCTCGCCGTTCCGCATCTCGGTCACGCACTTCGCCGAGCAGATCGCCCGTCCCGCCGCACCGACGGGCGGCCGCGTGATCATCAGCGCGGTGACCGGTCCCGGTCTGGCCGAGCTCACCGAGCGGGCGGGCGGCACCGCGCTGCACTTCTCGCCGGGCGCCCAGCTCACCGTGGCCCAAGTCGCAGCCACCATCGCCGACAGCGGCGCCGACGAGGTCATCCTCCTGCCCAACCGCGCCGGCCACATCGCGATGTTCGAGGCGGCCGCGTCTGCCGCCCGCGATGCCGGCGCCCGGGTCGCCGTGCTGCCCACCACGGTGCAGGTCCAGGCGCTCACGGCCCTCGCCGTGCACGATCCGGGCCGCCCCTTCGACGTGGTGGTCGTGGCGATGTCGAACGCGGCCGGCGCCACCCGGCACGGCGCCGTCACGATCGCCGTCGAGGACGGCATCACGATGGCGGGCCCGTGCTCGGCCGGTGACGTTCTCGGCGTGGTCAACGGCGACTTCGCGATCATCGGTGCCTCCCAGGTCGATGTCGCGTTCGAGGTGCTGCAGCGCCTCGACCTCGCGACCGCCGAGATGGTCACCCTCGTCACCGGACGCGACTGCGACCCCGCCACGAGCGAGCGGATCGCCGCGCGGGTCCAGCAGGAGGCGCCGCACGTGGACGTCGAGACGATCGACGGCGACCAGGGCACCTACCCGCTCTTCCTGGCGGTGGAATGA
- a CDS encoding thiamine-phosphate kinase, whose amino-acid sequence MSEQTIAELGEFGLIDLVRGRLGTSDYVLVGPGDDAAHIATADGTYVTATDILVEGRHFRRDWSTAADIGRKAVAANLSDINAMGGVATALLVAFAAPGDLPVSWVADLVGGMVEECDKVGAKIVGGDMSSAEQVILSITALGDAERPVTRAGAKAGDQVAYAGTLGLASAGYGALSRGFRSPKAAVDEHRTPHPPYAAGPAAAAAGATSMIDISDGLLADLGHVARASKVAIDLDPAAFTILDAVQTVAGALGGVDPLRFVLTGGDDYALAATFAAGTTLPDGWTKIGTVRAGEGVTVAGAPYEGGTGHKHWT is encoded by the coding sequence GTGAGCGAGCAGACGATTGCGGAACTGGGCGAGTTCGGGCTGATCGATCTCGTCAGGGGGCGACTCGGCACCAGCGACTACGTGCTGGTGGGTCCGGGGGACGACGCCGCGCACATCGCCACGGCCGACGGCACCTACGTGACCGCGACCGACATCCTCGTCGAGGGCCGCCACTTCCGCCGCGACTGGTCCACCGCCGCCGACATCGGCCGCAAGGCTGTCGCCGCGAATCTCTCCGACATCAACGCCATGGGCGGCGTCGCCACGGCCCTGCTGGTCGCCTTCGCGGCGCCGGGCGACTTGCCGGTCTCCTGGGTGGCCGACCTCGTCGGCGGCATGGTGGAGGAGTGCGACAAGGTCGGCGCCAAGATCGTCGGCGGCGACATGTCGTCCGCCGAGCAGGTGATCCTGTCGATCACCGCCCTCGGCGACGCCGAGCGTCCCGTCACCCGTGCGGGCGCGAAGGCCGGCGACCAGGTCGCCTACGCCGGCACCCTCGGGCTCGCCTCCGCCGGGTACGGAGCGCTGAGCCGTGGCTTCCGGTCTCCCAAGGCTGCCGTCGACGAGCACCGCACCCCCCACCCGCCGTACGCGGCGGGCCCCGCGGCCGCGGCCGCGGGAGCCACCTCGATGATCGACATCAGCGACGGCCTGCTGGCCGACCTTGGCCACGTGGCGCGGGCCAGCAAGGTCGCGATCGATCTCGACCCTGCGGCCTTCACGATCCTCGACGCCGTGCAGACGGTGGCCGGAGCGCTTGGCGGCGTCGACCCGCTCAGGTTCGTGCTGACCGGCGGCGACGACTACGCGCTGGCCGCCACCTTCGCGGCCGGGACGACCCTGCCGGACGGCTGGACGAAGATCGGCACGGTCCGGGCCGGTGAGGGCGTCACCGTTGCCGGCGCCCCGTACGAGGGCGGCACCGGCCACAAGCACTGGACCTGA